The Pseudomonas sp. IB20 region GCCTTGATTGCGCACACGCCCAAGTGCTCTTCGATCAGGGGTTGGTACTTGAGGAAACTGTTGGCGACCAAGCGCAGTTCGCCGCCTTTTGCCAGGTGTTTCGCCGCTTTTCGCAGCAAGTTTTCCGTGGCGAAATAATCCGTATGCACGCCGACATGGAACGGTGGGTTGCTCAAAATCGCGTTCAAACCCATCGGCGCGGCGTCGATGCCGTCACCGGTCAACACCTCGGCTTCCAGGCCATTGGCTGCCAAGGTCAGGCGACTGCTGGCGGCAGCAAAGGCATCCACGTCCAGCAGGGTCACCGTGTTATGCGGGTAGCGACGCTTGACCGCAGCTCCCAGCACGCCGGCGCCGCAGCCAAAGTCCAACAAATGCCCACTGGGCAGCTTGTCCAGATGCTCAAGCAACAGCTCGGTGCCGCGATCCAGGCGACCATGGCTGAACACGCCTGGCAGGCTCACCACCTTGAGCGGCCCTTCGGCCAATGGCACGTCGAACACTTGCGCCAGGCTTTCCAGCTCGACCGCTTGCGGGGCGTTGGCCACGGTGACTTGCCACAGCTGGCAATGCCGCGCGTTATCGAGCTTGCGTGGCTTGCCGAACGGGATCATCTGCTTGGCGGCGCTTTCGATACCGCCTTTTTTCTCGCCGACCAGATACAGCTCGGCGCCGGGCAGGCGCGCGGCCACGGCATTGAGCAGGTAGTCGGTGAGGTCCTTGGACTTGGGCAGGAAAATCACCGCCGCATCAAACCCACGCTCGGGCACGTTCACGCCGAACTGGCTGCGCTCAGGGAAGCGCGCATCGAGCGCCGCCTGGTCGCCGGCATGCCAGCTCCAGCCGTGGGCATTGGGCAGGCGGCCGAGCAAGTCGTCGGCGGGCAACCCTACCAGCAGCAGGTTGCCTTGAAAAAGTTCGGCCTGACGAAGCAGTACTTCACTGCGCGGATCCATGGTCTGCTCCTTGAAAAGGGGCGCAGTTTATCAACTGACGACGCGCAGCGGGGCGCCGCTGAAAAAGGTCCGGGCGTTTTCTGCCAATTGGCCGACGATGCGCTGCCGCGCTTCGCGACTGCCCCACGCGTTGTGCGGCGTGACGATCAAGCGAGGAATGTCGCCGGCCAGCAGTGGGTTGCCATTCACTGGCGGTTCCACGCTCAGCACATCGGTGGCCGCGCCGCCCAGATGGCCGCTGCGCAGGGCGTCTGCCAGCGCCTGTTCGTTGATCAAACCGCCGCGCGCGGTGTTGACGATAAATGCGCCGGGTTTGAGCAGTGCCAATTCGCGAGCGCCGATAAAGTCGCGGGTGTGTTCATTGAGCGGGCAGTGCAGGGTCAGCGCATCGACCTGCGCGAGCAGTTCATCCAGCGGCACGCGGTCGGCGCGGGCAGGGCGCCCTGGAATCGCGCCGAGCACCACGCGCATGCCAAAGGCTTCGGCCAGGCGTGCGACGGCGCTGCCCAGTTCGCCGTGGCCG contains the following coding sequences:
- a CDS encoding class I SAM-dependent methyltransferase — encoded protein: MDPRSEVLLRQAELFQGNLLLVGLPADDLLGRLPNAHGWSWHAGDQAALDARFPERSQFGVNVPERGFDAAVIFLPKSKDLTDYLLNAVAARLPGAELYLVGEKKGGIESAAKQMIPFGKPRKLDNARHCQLWQVTVANAPQAVELESLAQVFDVPLAEGPLKVVSLPGVFSHGRLDRGTELLLEHLDKLPSGHLLDFGCGAGVLGAAVKRRYPHNTVTLLDVDAFAAASSRLTLAANGLEAEVLTGDGIDAAPMGLNAILSNPPFHVGVHTDYFATENLLRKAAKHLAKGGELRLVANSFLKYQPLIEEHLGVCAIKAEGNGFRIYRAKRA
- a CDS encoding 2-hydroxyacid dehydrogenase; the encoded protein is MTNNRRAVFLDHPSLDLGDLDLSALRNSFSDLQLYAHTTAQNVIERLQGAQVAISNKIALNAETLQACPELKLILVSATGTNNIDLAAARALGITVSNCQGYGTPSVAQHTIMLLLNLATRLNDYQREVAAGKWQEAKQFCLLDYPIVELQGKTLGLLGHGELGSAVARLAEAFGMRVVLGAIPGRPARADRVPLDELLAQVDALTLHCPLNEHTRDFIGARELALLKPGAFIVNTARGGLINEQALADALRSGHLGGAATDVLSVEPPVNGNPLLAGDIPRLIVTPHNAWGSREARQRIVGQLAENARTFFSGAPLRVVS